A genome region from Gadus chalcogrammus isolate NIFS_2021 chromosome 7, NIFS_Gcha_1.0, whole genome shotgun sequence includes the following:
- the LOC130385444 gene encoding protein Shroom2-like, which yields MTWLKEVDRWPGGTRDPDRDQDRDQGDPDLQGELVQVVLEGGSPWGFTLKGGREHRERLIITKVEAGPGAGGLQVGDEVVQVGGVPLGGWRQEAIAMVKSAQRTLVLGVRRRDEATSHTPSWQTSRLSQDPPDPKAPREVPGPGGPTSQRCPSMERPDRPRDPYQSGPPPPNALDPPPGGPPSRAPDPGWPPSRDSGFSCFSGSSSPPEPDHAFPPPRRGPGSEDMFFKGPPSEGAPGPAERPPWYLQPALGTRGWERPRAEDRGPVPGGRGGAGPLWQVPERSRPRGPPLPLAPPQRNDSFAATRVFPYVDGPLAHRRGPGGRPEEGPPGAKDLLRPDVAPGPRPGRLPPPGRLFSSSSTDVRQGGPSYAALLARHHRGHSDETPLPPRGPGPPRASLPQSVGSYYRSLQDIPADARRPPGAPAALSALGALLDPVSGSGGPVRYGGPPARGGAVEDPRKDPGSAPPPSQTPCLDPQDRRPPSGQGEVGPPKNPGTPDPWVPQEDRRISRTGTPFLHSLAQEGRALLPRAPLVAGCNAPPATETGRPGSLVARQPQAASVGTPSGEPRGPRFLGAPGSGAGLGAPHSGAGKGVPGSGLGAPGIGAGLGAPPSGANLMVPGSGLGFPGSGTGGPRPVRRGQRYATALRQQVQTKRAQLLKSRSAAPLTCEGQGGGEEEEEEGGQEGQEGQGTTSACSSSYKDHLKEAQARVLQATSFQRRDLGPPGPDGRAPPLPARVGRRRRPPRRVHSFSEPDKMDRVGRGEESRGVEGGGRRSAFARPLLKTGPRGSTADPRGDPGPGLDRGTSASRDVDPGVPDQPLRDRDQRLGTFAEYQATWTSARRPAGVPAKGRYRSAEDILDPQPDHAAAACVHERSRSSPSADLCLSTKGSGPWGDAGNPAGTTLHDAPQGSWPHGSLGAAAALQSSEPEAPPIPLDHAPSPAPSEEAGPCEGSPPTRTAPVRIVQSECSEREEEEAQRERLCQAIGVRDRALAEVLDRRGMRTTMDLMEGLFPQEGPPRDQRRRGPVGPRPAAEDPPGPLVPSSSYYSTSAPKAELLIRMKDLLLEEEPEEQGEEPDQQDLVLKKRALILSLAQKLSVLREARLGLQEELQQNEALGREVEAGVQRLCPPHQLDKFRMFVGDLDKVVSLLLSLAGRLARTEIALGAAGEGAPDTGERRTLEEKRLLLLRQHADALELKANLDRRECVVSRVMEARLDPGALEDYRHHVRMKGALATERRLLDDRLKLGAEQLACLMDSLPPDQRPLLGALDPGPRWV from the exons GAGGGATGAGGCCACCTCCCACACCCCGTCCTGGCAGACCTCCAGGCTGAGCCAGGACCCCCCCGACCCcaaagc GCCCAGAGAGGTTccgggccccgggggccccACAAGCCAGCGCTGCCCCTCCATGGAGAGACCTGACCGCCCTAGAGACCCCTACCAGtccggccccccgcccccaaacGCCCTGGACCCCCCGCCTGGGGGGCCCCCCTCCAGGGCCCCTGACCCCGGGTGGCCCCCCTCCAGGGACTCCGGCTTCAGCTGCTTCTCGGGGTCCTCCAGCCCCCCCGAGCCCGACCACGCCTTCCCCCCGCCCCGCCGGGGCCCCGGTTCCGAGGACATGTTCTTCAAGGGCCCGCCCAGCGAGGGGGCCCCCGGCCCGGCGGAGCGCCCCCCCTGGTACCTGCAGCCGGCCCTGGGGACCAGAGGCTGGGAGCGGCCCCGCGCCGAGGACCGGGGGCCCgtcccggggggccgggggggcgcaGGGCCCCTGTGGCAGGTCCCGGAGAGGAGCCGGCCCCGCGGCCCCCCCCTGCCGCTGGCCCCCCCGCAGCGCAACGACAGCTTCGCGGCCACCAGGGTGTTCCCCTACGTCGACGGGCCCCTCGCCCACCGGCGGGGCCCCGGCGGCCGGCCGGAGgaggggccccccggggccaaGGACCTCCTCCGCCCGGAtgtggccccgggcccccgtcCCGGACGCCTGCCCCCCCCAGGCCGGCTTTTCTCCAGCTCCAGCACCGACGTGCGTCAGGGGGGCCCCTCCTACGCGGCCCTACTGGCCCGGCACCACAGGGGCCACAGCGACGagacccccctgcccccccggggcccggggcccccccgGGCCTCGTTGCCGCAGAGCGTGGGGAGCTACTACCGCAGCCTGCAGGACATCCCGGCCGACGCCcgccggccccccggggcccccgccGCGCTCTCGGCTTTGGGGGCCTTGCTGGACCCCGTCTCGGGGAGCGGGGGCCCGGTCCGGTACGGCGGCCCCCcggccagggggggggcggtggaagACCCCCGGAAAGACCCCGGCTCGGCTCCGCCCCCGTCCCAGACCCCCTGCTTGGACCCCCAGGACCGCAGACCCCCCTCAGGTCAGGGGGAGGTCGGTCCCCCAAAAAACCCCGGAACCCCGGACCCCTGGGTCCCTCAGGAGGACCGCCGCATCTCCCGGACCGGgacccccttcctgcactcccTGGCCCAGGAGGGCCGCGCCCTGCTACCGAGGGCCCCGCTTGTCGCCGGCTGCAATGCCCCGCCCGCCACGGAGACGGGGAGGCCCGGGAGCCTGGTCGCCAGGCAACCGCAGGCAGCTTCCGTCGGCACCCCCTCAGGTGAACCCCGGGGCCCCCGGTTCCTCGGGGCCCCCGGCTCCGGGGCCGGTCTGGGGGCCCCTCACTCCGGGGCCGGCAAAGGGGTCCCCGGCTCCGGTCTGGGGGCCCCCGGCATAGGGGCCGGTCTGGGGGCCCCTCCTTCCGGGGCCAATCTGATGGTCCCCGGCTCCGGTCTGGGGTTCCCCGGCTCCGGGACGGGGGGCCCCAGGCCGGTCCGCAGGGGGCAACGCTATGCCACCGCCCTGAGACAGCAGGTCCAGACGAAGAGGGCCCAGCTGCTGAAGAGCCGCAGCGCCGCTCCCCTGACCTgtgaggggcagggggggggggaggaggaggaggaggagggtgggcaggaggggcaggaggggcaggggaccacctccgcctgctcctcctcctacaaGGACCACCTGAAGGAGGCGCAGGCCCGCGTGCTGCAGGCCACCTCCTTCCAGAGGCGGGACCTGGGGCCGCCGGGCCCCGATGGGAGGGCCCCCCCCCTGCCGGCCCGGGTCGGGCGCCGGAGGCGGCCCCCCCGGAGGGTGCACTCCTTCTCCGAGCCGGACAAGATGGACCGGGTTGGCCGGGGGGAGGAGTCCCgcggggtggaggggggcgggaggaGGTCGGCCTTCGCCAGACCCCTCCTCAAGACCGGACCGCGGGGGTCCACAGCAGACCCCCGCGGTGATCCCGGGCCGGGACTGGACCGGGGGACCTCTGCGTCCCGGGACGTGGACCCCGGGGTCCCGGACCAGCCTCTGCGGGACCGGGACCAGAGGCTCGGGACCTTCGCTGAGTACCAGGCCACCTGGACCTCCGCCAGGAGGCCGGCGGGGGTCCCGGCCAAGGGGAGGTACCGGTCCGCAGAGGACATCCTGGATCCCCAGCCCgaccacgccgccgccgcctgcgTCCACGAGCGGTCGCGCTCGTCGCCCTCGGCGGACCTCTGCTTGTCCACG AAGGGCTCTGGTCCCTGGGGAGACGCCGGGAACCCGGCCGGGACCACACTGCACGACGCCCCGCAAGGCAGCTGGCCCCACGG GTCTCTGGGCGCCGCCGCAGCGCTGCAGTCCTCAGAGCCAGAGGCCCCGCCCATCCCCCTCGAccacgcccccagccccgccccctc AGAGGAGGCGGGACCCTGTGAGGGCAGCCCCCCCACCAGGACGGCCCCCGTGAGGATCGTCCAATCAGAGTGCTCGGAGC gggaggaggaggaggcccagcGGGAGCGGCTGTGCCAGGCCATCGGGGTTCGGGACCGGGCCCTGGCTGAGGTCCTGGACCGGCGCGGGATGCGGACCACCATGGACCTGATGGAGGGGTTGTTCCCCCAGGAGGGGCCCCCCAGGGACCAGCGCCGCAGGGGCCCCGTGGGGCCCCGGCCGGCCGCCGAggacccccccgggcccctggtccccagctcctcctactACAGCACCTCGGCCCCCAAGGCAGAACTCCTCATCAGGATGAAGGACCtactcctggaggaggagccggaggagcagggggaggagccggacCAGCAGGACCTGGTCCTCAAGAAG agGGCGCTGATCCTCAGCCTGGCCCAGAAGCTGTCGGTGCTGCGGGAGGCGCGTCTGGGCctccaggaggagctgcagcagaACGAGGCCCTGGGTcgggaggtggaggcgggggtccagcggctctgccccccccaccagctcGACAAGTTCCGCATGTTCGTGGGCGACCTGGACAAGGTGGTCAGCCTGCTGCTGTCGCTGGCCGGCCGGCTGGCCCGCACCGAGATCGCCCTGGGGGCCGCCGGGGAGGGAGCCCCCGAcacgggggagagg aggACCCTGGAGGAGAAGCGTCTGCTGCTCCTCCGTCAGCACGCCGACGCCCTGGAGCTGAAGGCCAACCTGGACCGGCGGGAGTGCGTGGTGAGCCGGGTGATGGAGGCCCGGCTGGACCCCGGGGCCCTTGAGGACTACCGGCACCACGTCCGCATGAAGGGGGCCCTCGCCACCGAGCGGCGCCTGCTGGACGACCGGCTGAAGCTGGGCGCAGAGCAGCTGGCCTGCCTCATGGACAGCCTGCCCCCCGACCAGAGGCCCCTCCTGGGGGCCCTAGACCCGGGGCCCCGCTGGGTCTAG